The following coding sequences lie in one Rutidosis leptorrhynchoides isolate AG116_Rl617_1_P2 chromosome 4, CSIRO_AGI_Rlap_v1, whole genome shotgun sequence genomic window:
- the LOC139842998 gene encoding uncharacterized protein gives MKKPIVGEKYLNAKQFKDCLTYYALANGFSLWYYRSCENDMIAKCGQRAPRVKQPTESKKRKFHRYPSVVKGEEAKCPWRCYGRMMKDDASFQVISMNDEHTCVRSFRFGSLINYKWIGREFGDKIRVNPNIRLVDIADLVLKKYKCTVTSDQCRRAKTWALTEYEKSIEEHYGLLRSYADELVKSNPGSTVKLGVTQNPDGKVYFDRFYVCIHGLKEGWKNGCRKIIALDGCFLKKPNQGELLTAIGRDGNNHIYPVAWTVVSVENKENWTWFLELIEADLEVECVVGLTLMSDQHKGLIEAVKDIMPHAEHRQCARHIYENFRKQYSGVEFRNLFWEASKASYPILFDATMDRIKATNPGAFKYLINRIPKTWSRAFFEVDRGCEAVENGFSECFNYVIVTCRHKPIITMLETIRVIVMERMTVMRRLSENWVGDISPNIKRRLEIIKDQHRYWQAYFSGGFEYEVRHKSEAFKVNEER, from the exons ATGAAGAAGCCAATAGTGGGTGAGAAATATTTAAATGCTAAACAGTTTAAGGATTGTTTAACATATTATGCCCTTGCAAATGGTTTCTCACTATGGTATTATAGAAGTTGTGAAAATGATATGATTGCAAAGTGTGGGCAGAGAGCACCTAGAGTGAAACAACCAACTGAATCTAAAAAAAGGAAGTTTCATAGATATCCAAGTGTAGTTAAGGGTGAAGAAGCAAAATGCCCATGGAGATGTTATGGAAGAATGATGAAGGATGATGCTTCTTTTCAGGTTATATCCATGAATGATGAACACACTTGTGTTAGAAGTTTTAGGTTTGGAAGTTTGATAAACTACAAATGGATTGGTAGAGAGTTTGGTGACAAAATTAGAGTAAACCCAAATATTAGGCTAGTAGACATTGCAGACTTAGTTTTGAAGAAGTATAAGTGTACTGTAACTTCTGATCAGTGTAGAAGGGCTAAGACTTGGGCTTTAACTGAATATGAGAAAAGTATTGAGGAACATTATGGTTTGTTAAGGTCTTATGCTGATGAACTTGTAAAAAGCAACCCAGGGTCAACTGTTAAATTAGGAGTAACTCAAAACCCTGATGGGAAAGTATATTTTGACAGATTTTATGTTTGTATACATGGATTGAAAGAGGGATGGAAGAATGGGTGTAGAAAGATAATAGCTTTAGATGGATGCTTTTTAAAGAAACCTAATCAAGGGGAGCTATTAACTGCAATAGGAAGGGATGGGAATAATCACATATACCCTGTTGCCTGGACAGTTGTTAGTGTGGAAAACAAGGAAAACTGGACCTGGTTTCTTGAGCTAATTGAAGCTGATTTGGAAGTAGAATGTGTTGTTGGTCTCACACTTATGTCTGATCAACATAAGGGTTTAATTGAAGCTGTGAAGGACATAATGCCACATGCTGAGCATAGGCAATGTGCTAGACATATTTATGAGAATTTTAGGAAGCAATACAGTGGAGTTGAGTTTAGAAACCTGTTTTGGGAAGCATCTAAAGCATCATATCCTATTTTATTTGATGCAACAATGGATAGAATAAAGGCTACTAACCCTGGTGCATTCAAATACTTGATTAATAGAATTCCAAAAACTTGGTCAAGGGCCTTTTTTGAAGTAGACAGGGGTTGTGAAGCAGTAGAAAATGGTTTTAGTGAGTGTTTTAATTATGTGATTGTAACATGTAGACATAAGCCCATCATAACAATGTTAGAAACAATTAGGGTAATTGTTATGGAGAGAATGACTGTTATGAGAAGGCTTTCTGAGAATTGGGTAGGTGATATTTCTCCAAATATCAAGAGAAGACTTGAAATTATTAAAGATCAACACAG ATACTGGCAAGCCTATTTTTCAGGTGGCTTTGAGTATGAGGTTAGACACAAGAGTGAAGCTTTTAAAGTTAATGAAGAAAGATAA